From Triticum aestivum cultivar Chinese Spring chromosome 4A, IWGSC CS RefSeq v2.1, whole genome shotgun sequence, a single genomic window includes:
- the LOC123082261 gene encoding uncharacterized protein, translating to MAMKRKLSPTEADLAADDHHQPDTASVTTATGPEPWAATVGAAAAAQRARKRFVGVRQRPSGRWVAEIKDTIQKIRVWLGTFDTAEEAARAYDEAACLLRGANTRTNFWPRAAAPAAASDGHGGAGLAENHGHLHHHTPPPSALPSKVTNLLLLRLKRARSISDEHHISASATAQEALGQQQQDQEEYGAGNFHVDDFLSYDSNVDEHGVVKYEEDFHCPRDADDEEEDVSEEEEEAPLDFGFMDAHPSPPGDVGDAGLFAPFEMMAAEIGGAVEAEAEASEYGGGENENSAAIHEVMKRMKYERKISASLYALSGVPECLRLRLGNSGAVGHGLALSGLRDACMRKRQEQNQEAVVDCVEGGHEESSSSNSSSSSEVASCSPEAVISSPNADAVDSDVVMWSSFDLALICFMS from the coding sequence ATGGCGATGAAGCGCAAGTTGTCCCCCACAGAGGCTGACCTCGCCGCGGACGACCACCACCAGCCCGACACCGCCAGCGTCACGACGGCGACAGGGCCGGAACCATGGGCAGCGACGGTCGGCGCCGCGGCGGCTGCACAGCGGGCTCGGAAGCGCTTCGTGGGCGTCCGGCAGCGGCCGTCGGGGCGGTGGGTGGCGGAGATCAAGGACACCATCCAGAAGATCCGGGTGtggctcggcaccttcgacaccgccgAGGAGGCTGCCCGCGCCTACGACGAGGCCGCGTGCCTCCTCCGCGGCGCCAACACCCGCACCAACTTCTGGCCCCGCGCAGCCGCCCCCGCGGCCGCCTCGGACGGCCACGGCGGGGCAGGGTTGGCCGAGAACCATGGCCACCTCCACCACCACACGCCGCCGCCATCGGCTCTCCCCTCCAAGGtcaccaacctcctcctcctccgcctcaagAGAGCGCGCAGCATCAGCGACGAACACCACATTAGTGCAAGTGCCACTGCGCAAGAAGCACTTGGGCAGCAGCAGCAAGACCAAGAGGAGTACGGCGCCGGCAACTTCCACGTCGACGACTTCCTCAGCTACGACTCGAACGTCGACGAGCATGGCGTCGTGAAATACGAGGAGGACTTCCATTGCCCTCGAGACGCggatgatgaggaagaggatgtgtccgaggaggaggaagaagcgcCTCTGGACTTCGGGTTCATGGACGCGCACCCGTCTCCCCCAGGGGACGTCGGCGACGCGGGGCTTTTCGCACCGTTCGAGATGATGGCGGCGGAGATCggcggggcggtggaggcggaggcagaGGCTTCGGAGTACGGCGGTGGCGAGAACGAGAACTCGGCGGCAATCCACGAGGTGATGAAGAGAATGAAGTACGAGCGGAAGATCTCTGCCTCGCTCTACGCGCTCAGCGGCGTGCCCGAGTGCCTCCGCCTGCGCCTAGGCAACTCCGGCGCCGTCGGCCACGGGCTGGCGCTCTCCGGTCTCAGGGATGCGTGCATGAGGAAGCGGCAGGAACAAAATCAAGAAGCGGTGGTAGATTGCGTTGAGGGAGGCCACGAGGAAAGCtcgagcagcaacagcagctcgtCGTCTGAGGTAGCGAGCTGTTCGCCGGAGGCGGTGATCTCGTCGCCGAACGCCGATGCCGTCGACAGCGATGTGGTGATGTGGAGCTCCTTTGACCTGGCTCTCATCTGCTTCATGTCATAA